The Osmerus eperlanus chromosome 20, fOsmEpe2.1, whole genome shotgun sequence DNA segment TCTCCTTGCTGTGATAAACAGCCACATACCAAGAATCAAGAATACTATCCCTTCTATATCCTCCATTGCATTGTTGCAATGTGCGTCCACTGTGTCGCGTTGAAGGTGACGTCACGGCAGTGGCATGCAGGGTTGCTATGACAAcctgaaaatatatatatatatatgacgaCGTGAGTGAATGTttgacaaaaacatttttttacagCTTTTTATTTTACTTGGAAAGTATCACATTAATGTTAAGTAAAGTGCAAAAGCTAAGCTGTATTGTGCACAAtttataaaataaattaaacaaCTTGGCACTAATTTAGATCCATCTAAAAACACAACAGCAAAAAAGACTTATGACGCACTGTCTTACCTCACATGTATCCACTTattttttgtttaatttaattgttgttttatttttcatATTTGCTGTGATGAGATGTATATGCTTGTACGGaatttgtatacagtatatgtttgttataaaaaaatatatacatttagcCAATTTTTTATAAACTGAATGTTCCGCCGGATCGACAGGGGCGCTAACATTTTTGACATGATGGTTGGACCCAACTTGATCTGACGTGTTGCTTAGAAGGCTAAAATGTTCTGAGCATGCGTAGAATAGTTCCTTGTTGAGTTTTGACACGAAGAGCAAGGTAAGATGCTCACTGATATTCCTTGATTTCTTTTGCCGTTTTTGCGTTTCATGGTCCAGTATTGTCTAAAAATACAGGTATGATTGATACTGTACTAGTATCTACTGTTCTTCAAACATTTGCGAGATTTGCGTACAGTTTCAAAATGCAAATGTAGTAGTTCGCAGTAATAGAACGTTAACAGCtgagctagcgttagctacgCTACTAGATAGCCTAGACCCAAGTACACGTAAGCGTAAGCTTTTTCTGTTCTGATGTAGACAATTATTATTCTTGATAGCATATACCACATATATAGTTCTATTAGCTAGTGAGCACCAGCAAATTTCGCATTAAAATAGCGATCAACGTTTATTTAGTTTTGCAATTGTAAAATATCGGTACAGTTGACTTGCTATCTTATTTCAATCGACAAATTAGGAAGTAATGCTACAGTGTAGCTAACGTTATGGTAGGATGGGCCGTAAACTGCCTGAAAAAACAGCATATTAAGCTAATGGTACCGTTTTCTTGTCAACTTGTCTGCAGATGAGGGCTCTCTATGTATTTGCTCTGCTGGCCTTGCTTGGcttggggacaggagaggagggcgctCGTCTGTTGGCCTCAAAGTCGCTGTTGAACCGGTATGCTGTGGAGGGTCGTGACCTCACACTCCAGTACAACATCTACAACGTCGGAACCAGGTACAGTAAAGCATCGTGGTCAGATTATCCATTATGAGAATATAGGTCCTAATAGGATGTTTGTTATCTATCATGTTATCGTCCTTCTGTCAGTTGAACGGGTATTATGGAAGGCTATGATTGGATCCTGATGTTTTACTACAGACTTTAAGGTATCTTTTAAAAGGGATATGCTTGAAATCTTTAACATGTAGTTGTAGAGGCCAATGCCTATTTTCCATCTCCACAGCGCTGGCCTGGAAGTTGAGCTGTCGGATGACTCCTTTCCCCCTGAGGACTTTGGCATTGTCTCTGGAATGCTGAATGTGAAATGGGACAGGATTGCTCCGTATCCTTCTTGAACTGAATGCAGATCATTCCCAAGACACTTTTGGCTTGGCCAGGCAGGTAGGAATGATACAAGCCCACAAATGAGAAGCCTTCTTGTGAAGTAGTAAATTGACAATGTCTTGTTTTTCTTCCACTATTCAAGTCGGAGTCTTGTAACCTTGATGTCATCGAGATATTTGTCTGATAGACTGCTGCAATATATCAGCCcctttgtctgatgtgatgaAGAATGTGTTTACCTTAACACATTCCCTCCCAGAGCCAGCAATGTCTCTCACACAGTGGTGTTGCGCCCCCTGAAGGCCGGATACTTCAACTTCACCTCTGCCTCTGTCAGCTATCTGGCTCAGGAGGGAGGCCAagttgtggtaaaaaaaaaactataaactACTCAGTTGATGGTCAATATAGACGCCATATGATTTAACCTTTGACTTCTCCTTCTGGTAGGTTGGCTACACAAGCGCTCCTGGCCAGGGTGGAATCTTGGCTCAGAGAGAATTTGACAGGCGGTTCTCCCCCCACTATGTAAGTTATCCTGTCCAAAGGTCCTTGTTGGTGTCATCTTCAGAAACTCATGCCTCACTTTGCCCCACCTCttattctcttcttctcttatgTTCCTCAGCTGGACTGGGCAGCATTTGGTGTGATGACCCTCCCCTCCATTGgcatccccctgctcctctggtACTCCAGCAAAAGAAAGTATGACTCGCCAAAGACCAAGAAGAACTGAGGGTTCCTCACTGGTGATtcaggactggggggggggggattaaagGAGTTTACCATAAACTCAGGTGGGGAGGGGCATTAAGGGGGGGAAtatcttttttgtttgtttttttaaatatccTAATTACCCATATTGGGGTAAAAGAATACACAAACATGGTAGTGATCAAGACTACAACCACAATGTAATAAATGCGTTACAGACtgcctttgttttgttttaattttgtaatttgttttaaaccctAATGGTAATTCCTAAGGAAAATGTGGATTCCCAGTTTTGTCTGGCTGGAATGTGTCTTGTTAAAAATAAACAAGCTGGGTTTTTATTACAGTTGTGAGATTTG contains these protein-coding regions:
- the ssr2 gene encoding translocon-associated protein subunit beta, whose product is MRALYVFALLALLGLGTGEEGARLLASKSLLNRYAVEGRDLTLQYNIYNVGTSAGLEVELSDDSFPPEDFGIVSGMLNVKWDRIAPASNVSHTVVLRPLKAGYFNFTSASVSYLAQEGGQVVVGYTSAPGQGGILAQREFDRRFSPHYLDWAAFGVMTLPSIGIPLLLWYSSKRKYDSPKTKKN